A window of the Scophthalmus maximus strain ysfricsl-2021 chromosome 8, ASM2237912v1, whole genome shotgun sequence genome harbors these coding sequences:
- the LOC118313101 gene encoding collagen alpha-1(XVII) chain isoform X2 gives MDKLTTVRTVSYGGGAGASSRGDPSLSAGGSGGRAASGGSAGTGGSVGMSSGRSGGSGGGRGSGGVSITTVGASSAEGSAASGGSGAGFRAAGGGGGSYGMSSGLASGARDGKRDGGLVAVSTVTKTSYSSGGSGEAKRGSSSAVTHSPAFKERKSMSGLAAALPDVFDESSSPNSSPEYNRKEYGTSIGTSSSATRGRAQSRESEIRARLQSASPPASWTELDDVKRLLRGNHSTSASPAQSPNNTLPIPRKASVEAWSTAESSDTTTTTTTDQYGSIWPGGVSSSYSYNTIPNNLSTTTSTLYQSGVQNNRTLSSPYVNSGFSAGSTVYGVQNNLAGTGPTALSPTGASAQIVYGVQKNASGAGIGTTTVRPSSPTADEAMGKDFKFVLIEKENAPLKKETERLVVTKDSGKQFMSAAPAMASVTYSEDSLKREKQKLSTSTVEEGTEAKSSALKVATKDKATYAEIKEDESGFGCFSCCSWWKWLLGLLLSLLLLLGLLFGLIALAEEVKRLKNRVDALEAITGTASARSSRLSASSGATNIVDPLDSLYFDRSSSGSTLTRSDNTINLGAAGPGGDAGSGPRQDGAALQRTVQNLVRAELRSDAVRDTLKGERGEPGPKGDSGGLGQKGDGGFPGLPGPPGQMGHPGLDGPRGPKGSAGEPGSEGPPGQRGREGVMGPRGEAGPPGFGAKGDKGSQGDQGHPGPAGATGPYGPKGDMGGHGASGSPGATGQKGFQGEAGAPGAKGDRGSPGVSGTKGELGERGPRGPAGEPGQPGQQGPAGPKGTKGITGEAGTMGPPGVRGPPGLPGDIGPPGTPGIQGPPGVAGNPGHPGAKGESGSPGKIITPMGSDTVAIPGPPGPAGPPGPAGTPGLSGPIGPAGVPGQPGPKGAQGEKGEEGERGEKGKTGEPGTSVTSSEAVSATRRDRLSSAAGWPGPPGPPGPPGQPGPQGPSGETTQGSPGRRGPPGEPGVGYPGPPGEKGEPGSFVPTSETFFAGPPGPPGPPGQKGSVGDRGPQGYQGEPGQPGLPGEAAVGFPGQPGSRGPQGPQGPSGAQGDTGVPGAPGIPGGSGGSPGPTDVGQVIAEYLQSGSIREYLAGPPGPPGPAGAPGNTGDGLVDDVTNRVVAYIQGSGRGYDGTHGTPGPPGPPGPPGAPGTTQGTDGLVDDVASRVVAYIQSSGGGYDRTPGPPGPPGPPGAISVNDIINILQREDVRRYVAGPPGPPGPPGDLGLGSPSFNTQEVAERVLSFLADKGVVGVPGPQGPPGPPGHPGSLSTGYQAVVGPQGPPGPPGVPGLQGPAGPPGPPGLGNYISSDIHDYLQSVTFRGSPGPPGPPGPEGPPGKMRGLVSYAEQANRESITAERQGFDGGAVRGAMLGHPGLPGPPGPPGHKGEPGASGAGAGAWNLDSADYSTMAVRVTDYIKSHGLLRDVLRDSERVVQGPPGPPGLPGIPGQSQWVSSRENVVDVVEYLKSRGVLHDIVREHNSRIFQGPQGPPGPPGPPGYSRPFGSYGNATALLEYIKTHGLLHDTKGSHGERVVQGPPGPAGPPGPPGYSRVFGSHANVTDLVEYIKTHGAIVGQPGRPGQKGDVGYPGLNGERGERGLRGPQGPKGQKGDRGEVPMMTKRRRRRDVGV, from the exons ATGGACAAGCTAACTACCGTCAGGACCGTGAGCTATGGAGGAGGCGCTGGAGCGAGCAGCAGAG GTGATCCGTCTCTGAGCGCGGGGGGCTCAGGTGGAAGAGCTGCGTCAGGAGGCTCCGCTGGCACCGGCGGCTCAGTTGGGATGTCGTCCGGCCGCTCCGGCGGCTCCGGAGGCGGCAGGGGCAGCGGGGGCGTCAGCATCACCACTGTAGGAGCGTCGTCTGCTGAAGGGTCAGCGGCCTCGGGGGGCTCCGGGGCGGGGTTCAGGGctgccggaggaggaggggggtccTACGGCATGTCCTCTGGTCTCGCGAGCGGCGCCAGGGATGGAAAAAGAGACGGGGGACTCGTCGCTGTCTCCACGGTGACCAAGACCAGCTACAGTTCAGGTGGATCTGGGGAAGCGAAGAGAGGGTCGTCCTCTGCGGTCACCCATTCCCCTGCATtcaaggagaggaagagcatGAGCGGCTTGGCGGCGGCTCTGCCAGACGTCTTCGACG AAAGTTCCAGCCCGAACTCTTCTCCGGAGTACAACAGGAAGGAGTATG GCACATCAATTGGAACTTCAAGTTCCGCCACCAGAGGGAGAGCTCAGAGCAGAG AGAGTGAGATCAGAGCCAGACTTCAGAGTGCCTCTCCTCCAGCAAGCT GGACGGAGCTGGACGACGTGAAGCGCCTGCTGAGAGGAAACCACTCGACCAGCGCCAGCCCGGCCCAGTCCCCCAACAACACGCTGCCCATCCCCAGGAAGGCCAGTGTGGAGGCCTGGAGCACGGCCGAGAGCTccgacaccaccaccaccaccaccacag ACCAGTATGGCAGCATTTGGCCCGGAGGTGTGAGCAGCAGCTACAGTTACAACACCATCCCCAACAACCTGTCCACTACGACCTCCACTCTCTACCAGTCAG GAGTTCAGAACAACCGGACGCTCAGCTCTCCCTATGTGAACAGTGGCTTCTCTGCCGGCAGCACAG TGTACGGCGTTCAGAACAATCTGGCCGGTACCGGCcccactgctctctctcccacagGAGCCAGCGCTCAAATAG TTTATGGCGTGCAGAAAAATGCGTCTGGCGCTGGAATAGGCACAACCACAG TGAGACCCAGCAGTCCCACTGCTGACGAAGCCATGGGCAAAGACTTTAAGTTTGTGCTGATAGAGAAGGAGAACGCCCCCCTcaagaaggagacggagaggctGGTCGTGACCAAAGACTCGGGGAAGCAGTTCATGTCTGCTGCGCCTGCGATGGCTTCTG TGACCTACTCTGAAGACtccctgaagagagagaagcagaagcTATCGACCAGCACAGTGGAGGAGGGAACAGAAGCCAAAT CTTCAGCCCTGAAGGTTGCCACAAAAGACAAAGCCACATATGCAG agaTCAAAGAGGATGAGTCAGGATTTGGCTGCTTCTCCTGCTGTAGCTGGTGGAAGTGGCTGCTGGGCCTCCTGCTCagcctgctccttctcctcggACTCCTCTTTGGACTCATCGCTTTGG CCGAAGAAGTGAAACGCCTCAAGAACCGCGTCGATGCTTTGGAAGCCATCACTGGCACCGCCTCTGCAAGGTCCAGTCGCTTGTCGGCCTCCTCGGGCGCCACCAACATCGTCGACCCGCTGGATTCCTTGTACTTTGACAGGAGTTCCTCTGGGTCCACCCTGACCCGCTCTGACAACACCATCAACCTGGGTGCTGCCGGGCCAGGGGGCGACGCAGGGAGCGGGCCGAGGCAGGACGGTGCTGCCCTGCAGAGAACTGTTCAGAATCTTGTCAGAGCTGAACTCCGCTCAGATGCTGTGAGAG ATACACttaaaggagagagaggagagccaGGACCTAAAG gtgACTCAGGGGGACTAGGACAAAAAG GGGATGGCGGTTTCCCTGGTCTCCCAG GTCCTCCCGGGCAGATGGGTCATCCAGGATTGGATGGGCCAAGAGGACCAAAGGGAAGTGCAG GTGAGCCGGGTTCCGAGGGTCCACCGGGACAACGGGGCCGGGAGGGAGTGATGGGCCCCCGCGGAGAGGCTGGACCGCCCGGTTTTGGAGCGAAAGGAGACAAAG GATCTCAAGGTGACCAAGGACATCCCGGTCCCGCCGGTGCTACTGGACCTTACGGGCCAAAAG GTGACATGGGAGGGCACGGTGCCTCAGGAAGCCCTG GGGCTACTGGTCAAAAAGGTTTCCAGGGTGAAGCAGGAGCGCCAGGGGCCAAGG GTGACAGAGGAAGTCCAGGGGTGTCAGGAACCAAAGGAGAGCTCGGAGAGAGGGGACCGCGTGGACCGGCAG GTGAACCAGGACAACCTGGACAACAAGGCCCAGCTGGACCAAAGGGAACTAAAGGGATTACAG GTGAAGCAGGTACAATGGGACCTCCTGGTGTGAGAGGACCACCTGGACTTCCTGGAGATATTGGCCCCCCAG gtacCCCTGGGATTCAAGGACCCCCAG GCGTCGCTGGAAATCCAGGACACCCTGGTGCTAAAG GTGAATCTGGTTCGCCTGGTAAAATCATCACTCCAA TGGGCTCTGATACTGTGGCCATCCCTGGACCTCCGGGTCCCGCTGGGCCTCCGGGCCCTGCCGGGACCCCTGGTTTGTCTGGTCCCATTGGCCCTGCTGGTGTCCCAGGACAACCTG GTCCCAAGGGAGCACAAGGtgagaaaggagaagagggagagaggggagagaaagggaaaactgGAGAGCCTGGCACCAGTGTCACAAGTTCAGAAGCTGTCAGTGCCACCCGGCGTGATA GACTTTCCTCAGCAGCAGGATGGCCTGGACCACCAGGACCTCCAGGTCCTCCTGGACAACCTGGACCTCAGGGTCCTTCAG GTGAGACAACACAAGGATCGCCAGGACGCAGAGGTCCTCCAGGAGAGCCAG GTGTTGGCTATCCTGGACCCccaggagagaaaggagaaccTGGCAGCTTTGTGCCCACATCAG AGACCTTCTTTGCTGGACCACCTGGACCTCCAGGACCCCCAGGCCAAAAGGGTTCAGTAG GTGACAGAGGACCACAAGGTTACCAAG GAGAACCAGGTCAACCAGGTCTTCCAGGGGAAGCAGCTGTTG GTTTCCCAGGTCAGCCTGGATCTCGGGGACCTCAGGGACCACAAGGCCCCAGTGGCGCTCAGG GTGATACAGGAGTCCCTGGAGCGCCGGGGATCCCGGGAGGCTCTGGTG GTAGTCCTGGACCAACTGATGTGGGCCAGGTCATTGCAGAGTACCTTCAAA GCGGTTCCATTAGGGAGTATCTGGCCGGACCTCCAGGGCCCCCTGGGCCTGCGGGAGCCCCAGGGAACACAGGGGACGGGCTGGTGGACGATGTGACCAACCGAGTCGTCGCCTACATCCAGG GCTCAGGTAGAGGATACGACGGGACACATGGGACACCTGGACCTCCTGGGCCTCCCGGTCCTCCGGGGGCCCCAGGGACCACACAGGGCACAGATGGGCTGGTGGACGATGTGGCCAGTCGAGTCGTCGCATACATCCAGA GTTCAGGTGGCGGATACGACAGGACTCCTGGCCCCCCTGGTCCTCCGGGTCCACCCGGCGCCATCTCTGTCAATGACATAATCAACATTTTACAAC GAGAAGATGTGAGGAGGTATGTTGCGGGTCCTCCCGGTCCGCCGGGACCCCCTGGAGATCTTGGTCTTGGAAGCCCCAGCTTTAACACGCAGGAGGTGGCTGAACGGGTGCTCAGCTTTCTGGCCG ACAAGGGGGTAGTAGGTGTCCCTGGACCCCAGGGACCCCCTGGGCCTCCTGGTCATCCTGGAAGCTTATCAA CCGGGTATCAAGCGGTTGTTGGCCCTCAGGGGCCTCCTGGTCCTCCAGGTGTCCCTGGTCTACAAGGCCCTGCAGGACCACCTGGCCCACCAGGATTGGGGAACTACATCAGCTCAGACATCCATGACTACCTGCAGA GCGTCACCTTCAGAGGCTCTCCGGGGCCCCCTGGTCCCCCTGGACCTGAGGGCCCCCCTGGTAAAATGCGGGGACTGGTTTCCTATGCTGAGCAGGCCAACAGAGAGTCGATCACAGCAGAGCGACAAGGTTTCGATG GTGGTGCTGTTAGAGGAGCTATGTTAGGACATCCTGGTCTGCCAGGCCCTCCCGGACCCCCGGGACACAAGGGAGAGCCAGGTGCGTctggagccggagccggagcctgGAACCTGGATTCTGCCGACTACTCCACTATGGCTGTCAGAGTAACTGACTACATCAAAT CCCATGGTCTGCTCCGTGATGTTTTGAGAGATTCTGAACGAGTTGTCCAAGGACCCCCTGGACCTCCTGGACTTCCAGGAATACCTGGACAAAGCCAGTGGGTTAGCTCCCGGGAAAATGTCGTGGATGTAGTGGAATATCTCAAAT CTCGCGGTGTGCTGCACGACATCGTGAGGGAGCACAACAGTCGCATCTTCCAGGGCCCTCAAGGACCGCCCGGCCCCCCAGGTCCCCCAGGATACAGCCGGCCGTTTGGTTCCTATGGAAATGCCACGGCCCTGCTGGAATATATCAAAA CGCACGGCCTGCTTCATGACACCAAGGGGAGTCACGGTGAACGTGTGGTCCAAGGACCACCTGGACCGGCTGGTCCTCCCGGTCCCCCGGGATACAGCCGAGTGTTTGGTTCCCACGCGAATGTCACGGATCTGGTGGAGTACATCAAAA CTCATGGAGCCATTGTAGGACAACCTGGGAGACCAGGGCAGAAAGGAGACGTGGGTTACCCAGGCCTAAATGGAGAGAGAG GTGAACGCGGGCTCCGTGGACCTCAGGGACCCAAAGGACAAAAGGGAGACCGAG gagaAGTCCCCATGATGACtaagaggcggaggaggagggatgttGGCGTCTGA
- the LOC118313101 gene encoding collagen alpha-1(XVII) chain isoform X1, translating to MDKLTTVRTVSYGGGAGASSRGDPSLSAGGSGGRAASGGSAGTGGSVGMSSGRSGGSGGGRGSGGVSITTVGASSAEGSAASGGSGAGFRAAGGGGGSYGMSSGLASGARDGKRDGGLVAVSTVTKTSYSSGGSGEAKRGSSSAVTHSPAFKERKSMSGLAAALPDVFDESSSPNSSPEYNRKEYGTSIGTSSSATRGRAQSRESEIRARLQSASPPASWTELDDVKRLLRGNHSTSASPAQSPNNTLPIPRKASVEAWSTAESSDTTTTTTTDQYGSIWPGGVSSSYSYNTIPNNLSTTTSTLYQSGVQNNRTLSSPYVNSGFSAGSTVYGVQNNLAGTGPTALSPTGASAQIVYGVQKNASGAGIGTTTVRPSSPTADEAMGKDFKFVLIEKENAPLKKETERLVVTKDSGKQFMSAAPAMASVTYSEDSLKREKQKLSTSTVEEGTEAKSSALKVATKDKATYAEIKEDESGFGCFSCCSWWKWLLGLLLSLLLLLGLLFGLIALAEEVKRLKNRVDALEAITGTASARSSRLSASSGATNIVDPLDSLYFDRSSSGSTLTRSDNTINLGAAGPGGDAGSGPRQDGAALQRTVQNLVRAELRSDAVRDTLKGERGEPGPKGDSGGLGQKGDGGFPGLPGPPGQMGHPGLDGPRGPKGSAGEPGSEGPPGQRGREGVMGPRGEAGPPGFGAKGDKGSQGDQGHPGPAGATGPYGPKGDMGGHGASGSPGATGQKGFQGEAGAPGAKGDRGSPGVSGTKGELGERGPRGPAGEPGQPGQQGPAGPKGTKGITGEAGTMGPPGVRGPPGLPGDIGPPGTPGIQGPPGVAGNPGHPGAKGESGSPGKIITPMGSDTVAIPGPPGPAGPPGPAGTPGLSGPIGPAGVPGQPGPKGAQGEKGEEGERGEKGKTGEPGTSVTSSEAVSATRRDRLSSAAGWPGPPGPPGPPGQPGPQGPSGETTQGSPGRRGPPGEPGVGYPGPPGEKGEPGSFVPTSETFFAGPPGPPGPPGQKGSVGDRGPQGYQGEPGQPGLPGEAAVGFPGQPGSRGPQGPQGPSGAQGDTGVPGAPGIPGGSGVGSPGPTDVGQVIAEYLQSGSIREYLAGPPGPPGPAGAPGNTGDGLVDDVTNRVVAYIQGSGRGYDGTHGTPGPPGPPGPPGAPGTTQGTDGLVDDVASRVVAYIQSSGGGYDRTPGPPGPPGPPGAISVNDIINILQREDVRRYVAGPPGPPGPPGDLGLGSPSFNTQEVAERVLSFLADKGVVGVPGPQGPPGPPGHPGSLSTGYQAVVGPQGPPGPPGVPGLQGPAGPPGPPGLGNYISSDIHDYLQSVTFRGSPGPPGPPGPEGPPGKMRGLVSYAEQANRESITAERQGFDGGAVRGAMLGHPGLPGPPGPPGHKGEPGASGAGAGAWNLDSADYSTMAVRVTDYIKSHGLLRDVLRDSERVVQGPPGPPGLPGIPGQSQWVSSRENVVDVVEYLKSRGVLHDIVREHNSRIFQGPQGPPGPPGPPGYSRPFGSYGNATALLEYIKTHGLLHDTKGSHGERVVQGPPGPAGPPGPPGYSRVFGSHANVTDLVEYIKTHGAIVGQPGRPGQKGDVGYPGLNGERGERGLRGPQGPKGQKGDRGEVPMMTKRRRRRDVGV from the exons ATGGACAAGCTAACTACCGTCAGGACCGTGAGCTATGGAGGAGGCGCTGGAGCGAGCAGCAGAG GTGATCCGTCTCTGAGCGCGGGGGGCTCAGGTGGAAGAGCTGCGTCAGGAGGCTCCGCTGGCACCGGCGGCTCAGTTGGGATGTCGTCCGGCCGCTCCGGCGGCTCCGGAGGCGGCAGGGGCAGCGGGGGCGTCAGCATCACCACTGTAGGAGCGTCGTCTGCTGAAGGGTCAGCGGCCTCGGGGGGCTCCGGGGCGGGGTTCAGGGctgccggaggaggaggggggtccTACGGCATGTCCTCTGGTCTCGCGAGCGGCGCCAGGGATGGAAAAAGAGACGGGGGACTCGTCGCTGTCTCCACGGTGACCAAGACCAGCTACAGTTCAGGTGGATCTGGGGAAGCGAAGAGAGGGTCGTCCTCTGCGGTCACCCATTCCCCTGCATtcaaggagaggaagagcatGAGCGGCTTGGCGGCGGCTCTGCCAGACGTCTTCGACG AAAGTTCCAGCCCGAACTCTTCTCCGGAGTACAACAGGAAGGAGTATG GCACATCAATTGGAACTTCAAGTTCCGCCACCAGAGGGAGAGCTCAGAGCAGAG AGAGTGAGATCAGAGCCAGACTTCAGAGTGCCTCTCCTCCAGCAAGCT GGACGGAGCTGGACGACGTGAAGCGCCTGCTGAGAGGAAACCACTCGACCAGCGCCAGCCCGGCCCAGTCCCCCAACAACACGCTGCCCATCCCCAGGAAGGCCAGTGTGGAGGCCTGGAGCACGGCCGAGAGCTccgacaccaccaccaccaccaccacag ACCAGTATGGCAGCATTTGGCCCGGAGGTGTGAGCAGCAGCTACAGTTACAACACCATCCCCAACAACCTGTCCACTACGACCTCCACTCTCTACCAGTCAG GAGTTCAGAACAACCGGACGCTCAGCTCTCCCTATGTGAACAGTGGCTTCTCTGCCGGCAGCACAG TGTACGGCGTTCAGAACAATCTGGCCGGTACCGGCcccactgctctctctcccacagGAGCCAGCGCTCAAATAG TTTATGGCGTGCAGAAAAATGCGTCTGGCGCTGGAATAGGCACAACCACAG TGAGACCCAGCAGTCCCACTGCTGACGAAGCCATGGGCAAAGACTTTAAGTTTGTGCTGATAGAGAAGGAGAACGCCCCCCTcaagaaggagacggagaggctGGTCGTGACCAAAGACTCGGGGAAGCAGTTCATGTCTGCTGCGCCTGCGATGGCTTCTG TGACCTACTCTGAAGACtccctgaagagagagaagcagaagcTATCGACCAGCACAGTGGAGGAGGGAACAGAAGCCAAAT CTTCAGCCCTGAAGGTTGCCACAAAAGACAAAGCCACATATGCAG agaTCAAAGAGGATGAGTCAGGATTTGGCTGCTTCTCCTGCTGTAGCTGGTGGAAGTGGCTGCTGGGCCTCCTGCTCagcctgctccttctcctcggACTCCTCTTTGGACTCATCGCTTTGG CCGAAGAAGTGAAACGCCTCAAGAACCGCGTCGATGCTTTGGAAGCCATCACTGGCACCGCCTCTGCAAGGTCCAGTCGCTTGTCGGCCTCCTCGGGCGCCACCAACATCGTCGACCCGCTGGATTCCTTGTACTTTGACAGGAGTTCCTCTGGGTCCACCCTGACCCGCTCTGACAACACCATCAACCTGGGTGCTGCCGGGCCAGGGGGCGACGCAGGGAGCGGGCCGAGGCAGGACGGTGCTGCCCTGCAGAGAACTGTTCAGAATCTTGTCAGAGCTGAACTCCGCTCAGATGCTGTGAGAG ATACACttaaaggagagagaggagagccaGGACCTAAAG gtgACTCAGGGGGACTAGGACAAAAAG GGGATGGCGGTTTCCCTGGTCTCCCAG GTCCTCCCGGGCAGATGGGTCATCCAGGATTGGATGGGCCAAGAGGACCAAAGGGAAGTGCAG GTGAGCCGGGTTCCGAGGGTCCACCGGGACAACGGGGCCGGGAGGGAGTGATGGGCCCCCGCGGAGAGGCTGGACCGCCCGGTTTTGGAGCGAAAGGAGACAAAG GATCTCAAGGTGACCAAGGACATCCCGGTCCCGCCGGTGCTACTGGACCTTACGGGCCAAAAG GTGACATGGGAGGGCACGGTGCCTCAGGAAGCCCTG GGGCTACTGGTCAAAAAGGTTTCCAGGGTGAAGCAGGAGCGCCAGGGGCCAAGG GTGACAGAGGAAGTCCAGGGGTGTCAGGAACCAAAGGAGAGCTCGGAGAGAGGGGACCGCGTGGACCGGCAG GTGAACCAGGACAACCTGGACAACAAGGCCCAGCTGGACCAAAGGGAACTAAAGGGATTACAG GTGAAGCAGGTACAATGGGACCTCCTGGTGTGAGAGGACCACCTGGACTTCCTGGAGATATTGGCCCCCCAG gtacCCCTGGGATTCAAGGACCCCCAG GCGTCGCTGGAAATCCAGGACACCCTGGTGCTAAAG GTGAATCTGGTTCGCCTGGTAAAATCATCACTCCAA TGGGCTCTGATACTGTGGCCATCCCTGGACCTCCGGGTCCCGCTGGGCCTCCGGGCCCTGCCGGGACCCCTGGTTTGTCTGGTCCCATTGGCCCTGCTGGTGTCCCAGGACAACCTG GTCCCAAGGGAGCACAAGGtgagaaaggagaagagggagagaggggagagaaagggaaaactgGAGAGCCTGGCACCAGTGTCACAAGTTCAGAAGCTGTCAGTGCCACCCGGCGTGATA GACTTTCCTCAGCAGCAGGATGGCCTGGACCACCAGGACCTCCAGGTCCTCCTGGACAACCTGGACCTCAGGGTCCTTCAG GTGAGACAACACAAGGATCGCCAGGACGCAGAGGTCCTCCAGGAGAGCCAG GTGTTGGCTATCCTGGACCCccaggagagaaaggagaaccTGGCAGCTTTGTGCCCACATCAG AGACCTTCTTTGCTGGACCACCTGGACCTCCAGGACCCCCAGGCCAAAAGGGTTCAGTAG GTGACAGAGGACCACAAGGTTACCAAG GAGAACCAGGTCAACCAGGTCTTCCAGGGGAAGCAGCTGTTG GTTTCCCAGGTCAGCCTGGATCTCGGGGACCTCAGGGACCACAAGGCCCCAGTGGCGCTCAGG GTGATACAGGAGTCCCTGGAGCGCCGGGGATCCCGGGAGGCTCTGGTG TAGGTAGTCCTGGACCAACTGATGTGGGCCAGGTCATTGCAGAGTACCTTCAAA GCGGTTCCATTAGGGAGTATCTGGCCGGACCTCCAGGGCCCCCTGGGCCTGCGGGAGCCCCAGGGAACACAGGGGACGGGCTGGTGGACGATGTGACCAACCGAGTCGTCGCCTACATCCAGG GCTCAGGTAGAGGATACGACGGGACACATGGGACACCTGGACCTCCTGGGCCTCCCGGTCCTCCGGGGGCCCCAGGGACCACACAGGGCACAGATGGGCTGGTGGACGATGTGGCCAGTCGAGTCGTCGCATACATCCAGA GTTCAGGTGGCGGATACGACAGGACTCCTGGCCCCCCTGGTCCTCCGGGTCCACCCGGCGCCATCTCTGTCAATGACATAATCAACATTTTACAAC GAGAAGATGTGAGGAGGTATGTTGCGGGTCCTCCCGGTCCGCCGGGACCCCCTGGAGATCTTGGTCTTGGAAGCCCCAGCTTTAACACGCAGGAGGTGGCTGAACGGGTGCTCAGCTTTCTGGCCG ACAAGGGGGTAGTAGGTGTCCCTGGACCCCAGGGACCCCCTGGGCCTCCTGGTCATCCTGGAAGCTTATCAA CCGGGTATCAAGCGGTTGTTGGCCCTCAGGGGCCTCCTGGTCCTCCAGGTGTCCCTGGTCTACAAGGCCCTGCAGGACCACCTGGCCCACCAGGATTGGGGAACTACATCAGCTCAGACATCCATGACTACCTGCAGA GCGTCACCTTCAGAGGCTCTCCGGGGCCCCCTGGTCCCCCTGGACCTGAGGGCCCCCCTGGTAAAATGCGGGGACTGGTTTCCTATGCTGAGCAGGCCAACAGAGAGTCGATCACAGCAGAGCGACAAGGTTTCGATG GTGGTGCTGTTAGAGGAGCTATGTTAGGACATCCTGGTCTGCCAGGCCCTCCCGGACCCCCGGGACACAAGGGAGAGCCAGGTGCGTctggagccggagccggagcctgGAACCTGGATTCTGCCGACTACTCCACTATGGCTGTCAGAGTAACTGACTACATCAAAT CCCATGGTCTGCTCCGTGATGTTTTGAGAGATTCTGAACGAGTTGTCCAAGGACCCCCTGGACCTCCTGGACTTCCAGGAATACCTGGACAAAGCCAGTGGGTTAGCTCCCGGGAAAATGTCGTGGATGTAGTGGAATATCTCAAAT CTCGCGGTGTGCTGCACGACATCGTGAGGGAGCACAACAGTCGCATCTTCCAGGGCCCTCAAGGACCGCCCGGCCCCCCAGGTCCCCCAGGATACAGCCGGCCGTTTGGTTCCTATGGAAATGCCACGGCCCTGCTGGAATATATCAAAA CGCACGGCCTGCTTCATGACACCAAGGGGAGTCACGGTGAACGTGTGGTCCAAGGACCACCTGGACCGGCTGGTCCTCCCGGTCCCCCGGGATACAGCCGAGTGTTTGGTTCCCACGCGAATGTCACGGATCTGGTGGAGTACATCAAAA CTCATGGAGCCATTGTAGGACAACCTGGGAGACCAGGGCAGAAAGGAGACGTGGGTTACCCAGGCCTAAATGGAGAGAGAG GTGAACGCGGGCTCCGTGGACCTCAGGGACCCAAAGGACAAAAGGGAGACCGAG gagaAGTCCCCATGATGACtaagaggcggaggaggagggatgttGGCGTCTGA